A window of the Buchnera aphidicola (Aphis glycines) genome harbors these coding sequences:
- the rlmN gene encoding 23S rRNA (adenine(2503)-C(2))-methyltransferase RlmN codes for MDKTINLNVLNTQVNLLDLDFKNIQLFLASIGAKIFTAEQIIQWIYSHNCYDFNKMSNISKKIKKKLHQTSCIKTSNFSEEQISSDGTIKWVTSLNNQKIETVYIPEKKRSTLCISSQIGCSLKCDFCATGKQGFNRNLKVSEIISQILQAKKKLKNTKITNIVFMGMGEPLLNLNNVITALKIILNINGFGLSKRRITLSTAGIAPAIDKLNKIIDINLAISLHAPNNNIRNLIMPINKIYNIESILSAVSRYLKNSNANRNGVTIEYVMLKNINDSIKNAQELAYILKKIPSKINLIPWNSFKNSNFISSTNSNINTFANILRKKGFNTTIRKNRGQDINAACGQLTGNIINYRKNHL; via the coding sequence ATGGATAAAACAATCAATTTAAATGTTTTAAATACCCAAGTAAATTTACTCGATTTAGATTTTAAAAATATTCAATTATTTCTCGCGTCTATTGGAGCAAAAATTTTTACTGCTGAACAAATTATACAATGGATTTACAGTCATAATTGTTATGATTTTAATAAAATGTCAAATATTAGCAAAAAAATTAAAAAAAAGTTACATCAAACATCTTGTATAAAAACATCAAATTTTTCAGAAGAACAAATATCTTCTGATGGAACGATAAAATGGGTTACATCTTTAAATAATCAAAAAATAGAAACAGTTTATATACCAGAAAAAAAACGTTCCACTCTTTGTATTTCATCGCAAATTGGTTGTTCTTTAAAATGTGATTTTTGTGCTACAGGAAAGCAAGGATTTAACAGAAATTTAAAAGTATCTGAAATTATTTCTCAAATTTTACAAGCTAAAAAAAAATTAAAAAATACGAAAATAACTAATATAGTATTCATGGGCATGGGTGAACCATTATTAAATTTAAATAATGTTATTACAGCATTAAAAATTATTTTAAACATAAATGGTTTTGGATTATCTAAACGTCGTATTACTTTATCTACTGCAGGTATCGCCCCAGCAATAGATAAATTAAATAAAATAATTGATATTAATTTGGCAATCTCTTTGCATGCTCCTAATAATAATATTAGAAATCTTATTATGCCAATTAACAAAATATATAATATCGAATCTATTTTAAGCGCAGTGTCTAGATATTTAAAAAATTCAAATGCTAATCGGAATGGAGTAACTATAGAATATGTGATGTTAAAAAATATTAATGACTCTATTAAAAATGCGCAAGAACTAGCTTATATTTTAAAAAAAATACCTAGTAAAATCAATCTCATTCCTTGGAATTCTTTTAAAAATTCAAATTTTATATCTAGTACTAACAGTAATATTAATACTTTTGCAAATATTTTAAGAAAAAAAGGATTCAATACAACAATTCGTAAAAATAGAGGACAAGATATTAATGCCGCTTGTGGTCAATTAACAGGAAATATAATTAATTATCGTAAAAATCATTTATAA
- a CDS encoding inositol monophosphatase family protein, with protein MHPMLNIAIRAIRKGGNIIIQNYDAQKFIKDDHEKKQYFIKQVMHKTYQVISEIIYKYYPSHIIIKKNINYILNDKKILWIINELDGKKNFIKNFPHFCISIAVIIKKNTEISVIYDPIKNDLFTSVRGQGSQLNGYRTRCTNINTLSDVIISIHLNSQKIYSKLYLEIYKTLVLSGISFRCTGSVLLDLAYVSSGKVDCLIVNYNLLNSTNFIAGQLQARESGCLTSNLQEKNVDCVLNITSSPKFIKLIAEKIRKYYILQI; from the coding sequence ATGCATCCCATGTTAAATATAGCAATTCGTGCAATTCGGAAAGGAGGGAATATTATTATACAAAATTATGATGCTCAAAAATTTATTAAAGATGATCATGAAAAAAAACAATATTTTATTAAGCAAGTTATGCATAAAACCTATCAAGTTATTAGTGAGATTATTTATAAATATTATCCAAGTCATATTATTATCAAAAAAAACATCAATTATATATTAAATGATAAAAAAATTTTATGGATTATCAATGAATTAGATGGTAAAAAAAATTTCATCAAAAATTTTCCACATTTTTGTATATCAATAGCGGTGATAATAAAAAAAAACACAGAAATATCAGTAATATATGATCCTATAAAAAACGATTTATTTACTTCTGTTAGAGGGCAAGGATCACAATTAAATGGGTATCGAACTCGCTGTACTAACATAAATACTTTAAGTGATGTAATAATATCAATACATTTAAACTCTCAAAAAATATATTCTAAATTATATCTAGAAATATATAAAACACTTGTTTTATCTGGTATTTCGTTTAGATGTACTGGTTCTGTTTTACTGGATTTAGCATATGTATCCTCTGGGAAAGTAGATTGTTTAATTGTTAATTACAATTTATTAAATTCTACTAATTTTATTGCAGGACAGTTACAAGCAAGAGAATCTGGATGTTTAACCAGTAATCTTCAAGAAAAAAATGTTGATTGTGTGTTAAATATCACTAGTAGTCCTAAGTTTATTAAACTAATCGCTGAAAAAATACGCAAATATTACATATTACAAATATAA